CCGTTACACAAATTCTGCTGCATCATATATATACACGTCTCATGGGACTGAAATCTCTCACCTTGTGATGTTCACTTCCCACTGATTTACATTGACTTTTAATCTTTTATACACTTCTTCCCTTGCTGAAGCTTCCTGTGCTGTTTCACATGACACAGATACTAGaaccttctttctttctttcatttgcCCTGAGCTACACATGAATTTTTTCCCTGTTTCTGTGCCAATGTCCCATGATTCATCCTGTTATTAAATAGGTTGGTCCTTCCTTCATTACCATCACGTGTTTGTTTAACCGATTCATTTATATagatttttctgtttctttggttttgttactatatatatatatgatgaatatgatgatgattgatgagaGTGCTCCTGCTGTATCAATTAAATTCAGTATTTATAGTCTATTTGTATATTTGGTTTATTCAGAAAAGAGTAATGATATTCTAGGCTTATTCCATAATCAGAGGCTTAAATTTCTTGGTTATCATATCCATAGAGATATTGAATATAATTGGTAACGTTCATTCTTTCTGTAAAGCATTATGAAATTTCTAACTTTTCCTCTGCTTAAGCTTAATGGCAGCGAAAATGAAAGTTCATATCAATTATCAGTAATTGAATACCCTGTTATCAAAGTTCAATTCATGTTCAATTGAAACAAAAAATCTGGCCTTTTTGCAATGCAAGCTGAAGAGTCAATGATCAGAAACCTCACATCATTCTTATTTTCTCCAGAATTTGTTGCTTGAATAGAAAGATTTTGAGTCTTAGCCACAGAAAACTTGagttgaagaacaagatgaatgaGAGGAAATTGGATATTAATGCTCCTCTTATGTCTGTGAGACGCTCTTGTGCCGCATCACCATCACTGTCCTTGACTGAGGCAAAGAGAAAGGTACTAGAGAAAAGGTGCACTCTTGCATACTATTTGGATCAGGTAACAGAACCTGTGGCAGTGCCTTTCGATTGGGAGCATATCCCTGGAAGACCAAAGGGTAATCATGGATCTCAACCTCAACCTTCTAAGGAGTCTCCAAGTCTTGCCCCTGGAAAATCCACAAATGTTgcagaaagaaaagaagaagaagatgatgatgtttATTCTGATGCACTTGAGACACTGTCATGTACAGAATCAGCCTCTATGAAGTGTAGTGCAAGTGGTGTTAGTGGAGTGGATAACTTTGATGCAGACAAGCACAGAAGCAATGCTGGTGATGATAAACAAGCACAGGATTTCATGATGAACCGGTTTTTACCCGCGGCGAAGGCCATGACTGTCCAGCCTCCTCAATATGCTTCATCAAGAAAGCAACAATCTGTAGTGGCAGAGCAACCCAGAGATGTTCTCAGATTGGTTCGCGAGGAAAGAAAGTCCATTGTTAACAAACACATCACTGATTTTGTGCCATATACTGGCCAATGTcaagatgaagatgatgatgatgattatggtTATGATGACTCTACAAGTGTTTCTGCTAAAGGCTGTGGATTGTTTCCCAGATTATGTGTGACAAGTTCCTTTTGCTTGTTAAATACAGTGCCTGGGATGAAAATGAGGGATGAGTTTAACATGTCTTGTGCATATGAGTATGGAAAAGGAAAACCAATCAAGAAGGTGAGAACTGAGAACCATGTCCATAACCATAACATGAATGTTTATGAATAAGCACTTTTCGCAATTTATGAATGTTTTGTTCCTGCAGGCTTGGGATGCTATTCACAAGAGCAAATCAAAGTGTGCAGCTTCATCACCACACAAGCATGAGTTAAGCAGAAAATGGAGAAGTCAATCAGAGAGGTTTACTTACTCATCTGAAATGAAGCAACTAGGTGGTAGTGGTAGGCTCTTTCACCGTTCCACAACTAGTTTCCAAAGCAAACCTCAACCTCTCTTTCCCAGACATGCAAGTGCTACAACATTATCAACAT
The genomic region above belongs to Arachis duranensis cultivar V14167 chromosome 3, aradu.V14167.gnm2.J7QH, whole genome shotgun sequence and contains:
- the LOC107482240 gene encoding uncharacterized protein LOC107482240 codes for the protein MNERKLDINAPLMSVRRSCAASPSLSLTEAKRKVLEKRCTLAYYLDQVTEPVAVPFDWEHIPGRPKGNHGSQPQPSKESPSLAPGKSTNVAERKEEEDDDVYSDALETLSCTESASMKCSASGVSGVDNFDADKHRSNAGDDKQAQDFMMNRFLPAAKAMTVQPPQYASSRKQQSVVAEQPRDVLRLVREERKSIVNKHITDFVPYTGQCQDEDDDDDYGYDDSTSVSAKGCGLFPRLCVTSSFCLLNTVPGMKMRDEFNMSCAYEYGKGKPIKKAWDAIHKSKSKCAASSPHKHELSRKWRSQSERFTYSSEMKQLGGSGRLFHRSTTSFQSKPQPLFPRHASATTLSTSVSSSVDTTQRKEDIITMFDTQTILLPSKENQEQDSMSLQLVQTSFDKETKINNNNRNKQIVAVDHPHQFVPAPLLPKSPSDSWLSRALPLVYMKNSGFPHSNRENMVLAKRESLNASSRWETMVKTWNLHDGHAYCSQELTLYKSQQSKS